One window from the genome of Paenibacillus azoreducens encodes:
- a CDS encoding helix-turn-helix domain-containing protein produces MFIYPMLLAMVSSPFSGSDIIFEPKGRWASSYIFSGIRDDPYIGSIERGKQNITVQMLLKIADALHVDVSELFGHERSLTFKSKRLYEIIDVLSDKNDNEMDSVLIILQHVFKIGNMSMKSMDDKE; encoded by the coding sequence ATGTTTATTTACCCGATGTTACTTGCCATGGTCTCCTCGCCCTTTTCGGGTTCAGACATTATTTTTGAACCTAAGGGTCGATGGGCATCGTCTTATATATTCTCAGGAATCCGGGATGATCCATACATTGGTAGCATTGAGCGGGGGAAGCAAAACATAACTGTCCAGATGCTTTTAAAGATTGCTGATGCTCTTCATGTAGATGTAAGTGAATTATTTGGGCATGAGAGATCATTGACATTTAAAAGTAAAAGGCTTTATGAGATCATTGACGTTTTAAGCGATAAAAATGACAATGAGATGGATAGCGTTTTGATTATTTTGCAGCATGTTTTTAAGATAGGTAACATGTCAATGAAGAGTATGGATGATAAAGAATAA
- a CDS encoding reverse transcriptase domain-containing protein: MDWKLEKHGIRFVRYADDFLLFAKTEEDIQKAAEVTREVLAELGLEVAMENIKTVNFKKDDFDFLGFTFEHWRERKKDGRPYFIAKPKDSTWKDLKQKVKAKTRKTLTLNKKAWLERVNPIIRGKVNYFLNLYKAVEENKRYGQERKSLFL, translated from the coding sequence TTGGATTGGAAGTTGGAGAAGCACGGTATCCGCTTCGTGCGCTACGCTGACGATTTTCTCTTATTCGCGAAAACGGAGGAAGACATCCAAAAGGCGGCTGAAGTCACCCGAGAAGTATTAGCAGAGCTAGGATTGGAAGTCGCCATGGAGAATATTAAAACGGTAAACTTCAAGAAAGATGACTTCGATTTTCTGGGATTCACGTTTGAACACTGGCGGGAGCGGAAGAAGGATGGCAGGCCGTATTTCATCGCGAAACCCAAGGATTCCACGTGGAAAGACCTCAAGCAGAAAGTGAAGGCCAAGACACGGAAAACCCTAACGTTGAACAAGAAAGCATGGCTTGAACGTGTCAATCCGATTATTCGAGGGAAGGTAAACTATTTCCTAAACCTGTACAAGGCCGTAGAGGAAAACAAGCGATA
- a CDS encoding DNA polymerase IV, whose translation MVKSKKRVIMLADCQSFYASVQKAAHPEYKDKPLVVSGDPARRSGIILAACPLAKKYGVTTAERLGDALQKCPHLVVMPPRMSEYIRVSLHITEIYQSFTDLVEPYSIDEQHLDVTGSLQLFGSPDEIAHKIQQQVQHETGIYVRVGLSDCKVLSKIACDIFAKKIPGGIFTLDRERLSETLWPKPVNEMFMVGSRMTRHFYKMGIHTIGDLAQTPLPRLTKRWGVNGEVLWRIANGIDSSPVTPRSQLQPQKGVGHQMTLPRDYTSWEEIRIVLLELCELVGRRCREKGLMGSVVSVGCQGADFDHPTGFSRQMKIADPTNITDEIFNAASELFSCHWNGLPVRKIGISLSDLSQDSLVQLTLFGNRERKRDLERATDSLKRRFGETVILRASSLDDAGQAQE comes from the coding sequence ATGGTCAAGTCCAAAAAACGTGTCATCATGTTGGCTGACTGCCAATCCTTCTATGCCAGTGTTCAGAAGGCTGCCCACCCCGAATACAAGGACAAACCTTTAGTTGTGTCAGGTGATCCAGCTCGCAGATCGGGAATTATTCTGGCTGCCTGTCCACTCGCCAAAAAATACGGTGTAACGACGGCTGAACGACTCGGAGACGCGCTGCAGAAGTGCCCGCATTTGGTTGTAATGCCTCCGAGGATGTCGGAATATATCCGTGTATCTTTGCATATCACGGAAATTTATCAATCATTTACGGATCTTGTAGAGCCATACAGTATTGATGAGCAGCATTTGGATGTCACAGGTAGTCTCCAATTGTTCGGCAGTCCTGATGAAATAGCACATAAAATCCAGCAACAGGTACAGCATGAGACAGGCATTTATGTGAGAGTGGGTTTAAGTGATTGCAAGGTTCTCAGCAAGATCGCTTGCGATATCTTTGCTAAAAAAATCCCGGGCGGCATCTTTACATTGGATCGTGAGAGGCTGTCGGAAACCCTATGGCCTAAACCTGTCAACGAGATGTTTATGGTTGGCTCGCGTATGACACGTCACTTCTACAAAATGGGCATCCATACGATCGGGGACCTGGCGCAAACACCACTGCCAAGGCTAACCAAGCGTTGGGGTGTAAATGGCGAAGTGCTGTGGAGAATTGCTAATGGAATTGATTCCTCACCAGTTACTCCTCGTAGTCAGCTGCAGCCGCAGAAGGGAGTGGGTCATCAAATGACGCTCCCGCGCGATTATACGAGCTGGGAAGAAATCAGGATAGTCTTATTGGAACTCTGTGAGCTGGTCGGACGGCGTTGCCGTGAAAAGGGGCTTATGGGGTCCGTTGTCAGTGTTGGTTGCCAGGGTGCTGATTTTGACCATCCCACTGGTTTTTCAAGACAAATGAAGATCGCTGACCCTACCAACATAACCGACGAAATATTCAACGCTGCTTCCGAGCTGTTCAGCTGCCACTGGAACGGCCTGCCCGTCCGAAAAATTGGAATATCCTTATCAGACCTTAGCCAGGACTCATTGGTCCAACTGACCCTATTTGGTAACCGTGAGCGGAAACGAGATCTGGAAAGGGCAACGGATAGCCTTAAGCGTAGATTCGGAGAAACAGTCATACTCCGAGCATCTTCACTTGATGATGCCGGTCAGGCTCAAGAGTGA